A genomic stretch from Sphingobacterium sp. ML3W includes:
- a CDS encoding PspC domain-containing protein: MNKTIIININSIVFHIEEDAYEVLRSYMIDIQKHFGQSEDSREILEDIENRISEMFTEKIQAGSKEVLNMEDVNAVIDQMGRVSDFESEDQDDYASFRRETNSDGFKVGKKLMRDPDDRVFSGVCSGLGHFFGIEAKWVRLLFALFVIIGGSGLLVYVILWIVMPPAMTRADKMEMRGEAPNIQNFKRSFDEEMSGVRDTFSRGLDRTGDGVTKLLQIIVKAIGVFFVILVGATLIGLIIGLIFFALAIVNVIPDVMDDSGPFYLMEPNDVPFALIAGFLSIFIPLAGLFYLLLRVLFEKKPMNNYLTTTLFVAWLASIGAIIYYSTSIAKEFRESSTIVEEKPLQKQSVYFLSENDIRVIRLKNGVKSGVGIKSDNFSSYLKRDIRIRIERIDSLQEPYVRYEYSAKGNTYKVATDRAAKINYVLKQDSTALIFDNAFQLSEGERYRDQEVNVTLFLPVGTKLVINDNLEDKLRDISFYDCRDRYNKDLRDVRDVEFVVTSLGVKCALPEKESAEEETDDSDSNHIVIADTSIVIRRDTIINAKKDGVSVQIKKK; this comes from the coding sequence ATGAATAAGACAATAATTATCAATATAAATAGCATCGTCTTCCATATTGAGGAGGATGCCTATGAGGTACTGCGGTCGTACATGATTGATATACAGAAGCATTTTGGTCAATCGGAGGATAGCCGCGAGATTTTAGAGGATATTGAGAACCGTATTTCTGAGATGTTTACAGAGAAGATCCAGGCAGGAAGTAAAGAGGTCCTCAATATGGAAGATGTAAATGCCGTTATTGATCAGATGGGCAGGGTGAGTGATTTCGAATCGGAGGATCAGGACGACTACGCTTCTTTTCGCCGCGAGACGAATTCCGATGGTTTTAAGGTCGGCAAAAAGCTGATGCGTGATCCCGATGATCGAGTTTTCAGTGGTGTCTGTAGCGGTCTAGGTCACTTTTTTGGTATTGAGGCCAAATGGGTTAGACTACTTTTTGCACTGTTTGTCATCATCGGAGGATCGGGGCTGTTGGTCTATGTCATTCTTTGGATTGTAATGCCACCTGCTATGACCAGGGCTGATAAAATGGAGATGCGGGGCGAAGCGCCGAATATCCAGAATTTTAAACGTTCTTTTGACGAGGAAATGAGCGGTGTGCGGGATACGTTTTCACGCGGATTGGATCGGACAGGAGATGGCGTGACAAAACTATTGCAAATCATTGTAAAAGCCATTGGTGTCTTTTTTGTCATCCTTGTTGGGGCAACACTCATTGGATTGATTATCGGATTAATATTCTTTGCATTAGCTATTGTAAACGTGATCCCTGATGTAATGGACGACTCTGGACCATTCTATTTAATGGAGCCTAACGATGTGCCTTTTGCTTTGATAGCTGGTTTTTTGTCTATATTCATTCCTCTTGCGGGATTATTTTACTTACTTCTACGTGTTCTTTTTGAAAAGAAGCCGATGAATAATTATCTGACAACAACGCTCTTCGTAGCGTGGTTGGCATCGATAGGAGCGATTATCTACTATTCAACTTCGATAGCAAAAGAATTTAGAGAATCAAGTACCATTGTCGAAGAAAAGCCTTTGCAAAAACAATCCGTGTATTTTTTAAGTGAAAATGATATTCGGGTAATCCGTTTAAAAAATGGTGTTAAAAGCGGTGTCGGCATAAAAAGCGATAACTTTTCGTCCTATCTGAAACGTGATATCCGGATCCGGATCGAACGTATAGATTCATTACAGGAACCTTATGTACGCTATGAATATTCTGCTAAAGGAAATACCTATAAAGTGGCTACCGACAGGGCTGCCAAAATCAATTATGTCCTTAAACAAGATTCAACTGCACTGATTTTTGATAATGCATTCCAGTTGAGTGAGGGTGAACGTTATCGGGACCAAGAGGTAAATGTTACATTGTTTTTGCCCGTAGGTACCAAACTGGTGATCAATGATAATCTGGAGGATAAGTTACGTGACATCTCATTTTATGATTGCCGCGACCGATACAATAAAGATTTAAGGGATGTAAGAGATGTCGAATTTGTGGTGACCTCGCTTGGTGTAAAATGTGCTTTGCCAGAAAAGGAATCTGCAGAAGAGGAAACTGATGATTCGGATAGCAACCATATTGTTATTGCTGATACATCCATTGTAATCCGAAGGGATACGATCATCAATGCGAAAAAAGATGGAGTGTCTGTTCAGATAAAAAAGAAATAA
- a CDS encoding phosphatidylglycerol lysyltransferase domain-containing protein: MGKTIVQRIRHFSPKTYWKELIAVLVILLAFVFFRNERKELAAIIPQLKAADLTWVSVGIGITLLYVLLQGLMYVQSFKAIGLSINLKIAIDLFLKRNLLSVFLPAGGISSLAYTTTQLRKRNLNTTQIHQAGALYGYVGLLTVFLIGVPVILYTIWDNKNFGDAWISLLILGVLLAVVFWLVWSFRTHKGIYRWVELKFPAVASNIDEIFSGEVKMKYLLGTVLASIVVECCGIAHAFVSMYALGLDHSFEAAAIAYTVSVVLMIVSPFLRGLGAVELTMLYIFKAYGYGQAEGLGITILYRVFEFWLPLLLGLIAFAWRGRQLLARVGPALLIFFLGMVNIVSVLTPPLADRMKLDRFYLPLEAIHASKFMVFVLGVGLLVTSAYLIKGFRVAFWIAVVFSALSLFGHVFKALDYEEASAALLTLIFLGISYKQYRIKSNIRWVRIGFVTFAVGLIGVCLFEILSFYFIDKQHFGVEFTWRQSIYHTIRSFLLFADDDLMPQTNFGQEFLRITQVLGIFCWFLLIYALARPRLITDEDSSKSELERAQQLLDEFGQSPMDFFKLGKDKYLFFSEVSEGFTAYRLANEFAIVLDEPVCEQGDKEELVEEFDRYCYANGLKAIYYRVDENSLVHFSSLRKQKITIGQEAVLELAAFTLEGKDRKSLRNGLNAIQKKGFTTAVLKAPQQLETLEELKAISDEWLREFDKKEMVFSQGMFSAETLVEQDIIVLKNDGDKIVAFLNIIPDYAKDECTYDMIRKSLEAPGGSMDALIVEMISYAKAQNYSYLNMGMVPMTGLETTDSPAEKIMKFASTRLGNFKHYHSLRDFKEKYATFWENKYLIFDNDFDLIQLPVALVKVMKPND, from the coding sequence ATGGGCAAAACTATTGTTCAACGCATTCGACATTTTTCGCCAAAAACCTATTGGAAAGAACTAATAGCTGTTTTGGTCATTTTGTTAGCCTTTGTTTTTTTTAGAAATGAAAGAAAAGAGCTGGCTGCCATTATTCCCCAGTTAAAGGCGGCAGATCTGACTTGGGTTTCGGTCGGCATTGGTATAACCCTGCTCTATGTCCTATTGCAAGGTCTGATGTATGTACAGAGTTTCAAAGCCATTGGTCTTTCGATCAATTTGAAAATTGCCATAGATCTATTCTTAAAAAGAAACCTGCTCAGTGTATTCCTCCCCGCAGGCGGTATTAGCTCACTCGCCTATACCACCACGCAGTTGCGAAAGAGGAATCTAAATACGACACAGATTCATCAGGCTGGTGCGCTCTATGGTTATGTGGGACTGCTAACTGTCTTTCTGATCGGTGTTCCCGTGATATTATATACCATTTGGGACAATAAAAATTTTGGGGATGCTTGGATTTCATTACTGATTTTGGGTGTGCTTTTGGCCGTTGTATTCTGGTTGGTATGGTCCTTTCGTACCCATAAAGGGATCTATCGGTGGGTGGAATTAAAATTTCCGGCAGTTGCCTCCAATATTGACGAGATATTTTCTGGAGAAGTGAAGATGAAATATCTCTTAGGGACAGTATTGGCTTCAATCGTCGTGGAGTGCTGTGGGATAGCCCATGCTTTTGTCAGTATGTATGCTTTGGGCTTGGATCACTCCTTTGAGGCGGCAGCTATAGCCTACACGGTTTCGGTAGTTTTGATGATTGTATCCCCTTTTTTGCGAGGATTGGGGGCGGTGGAACTAACCATGTTATATATCTTCAAAGCATACGGTTACGGTCAAGCCGAAGGTTTGGGCATAACCATTCTTTATCGGGTATTCGAATTCTGGCTGCCGCTATTGTTAGGATTAATCGCTTTTGCTTGGCGCGGTAGGCAGCTTTTAGCGCGTGTAGGACCAGCCTTGCTGATCTTCTTTTTGGGTATGGTCAACATTGTTTCGGTACTGACGCCACCATTGGCAGATCGCATGAAGCTAGACCGGTTTTATTTACCTCTCGAAGCTATTCATGCATCAAAGTTTATGGTATTCGTTTTGGGAGTAGGTTTGTTGGTTACCTCGGCCTATTTGATCAAAGGCTTTCGCGTGGCATTTTGGATAGCTGTTGTGTTCAGTGCGCTTTCTTTATTTGGACATGTGTTTAAAGCATTGGACTATGAGGAAGCATCAGCAGCCCTGTTGACCCTTATCTTTTTGGGGATTAGTTATAAGCAGTATCGGATTAAAAGTAATATTCGCTGGGTAAGGATCGGATTTGTAACCTTTGCTGTCGGATTGATTGGGGTCTGTTTATTTGAAATATTAAGCTTTTACTTTATTGATAAACAGCATTTTGGTGTTGAGTTTACTTGGCGGCAGTCCATTTACCATACCATAAGAAGTTTTTTGTTATTCGCTGATGATGATTTGATGCCACAGACCAATTTCGGGCAGGAATTCCTGCGGATTACGCAAGTTTTGGGGATTTTTTGTTGGTTTCTACTCATCTACGCGCTCGCCCGCCCGCGTTTGATTACCGACGAGGATTCGAGTAAGTCTGAACTAGAACGGGCGCAGCAGCTGTTGGACGAATTTGGGCAATCACCGATGGATTTTTTCAAATTGGGGAAGGACAAGTATCTTTTTTTCTCTGAGGTTTCAGAGGGTTTTACAGCTTATCGACTAGCAAATGAGTTTGCCATAGTATTGGACGAACCAGTCTGTGAACAAGGAGATAAAGAAGAACTGGTTGAAGAGTTTGACCGGTATTGTTATGCAAATGGGTTAAAAGCGATTTACTATCGGGTTGATGAAAATAGTTTGGTTCATTTCTCGTCGCTTCGAAAACAGAAGATAACAATCGGTCAAGAGGCTGTTTTGGAATTAGCGGCATTTACACTGGAAGGGAAAGACCGTAAATCACTGCGTAATGGACTTAATGCAATTCAGAAAAAAGGGTTTACCACAGCGGTATTGAAAGCGCCGCAGCAACTAGAGACCTTGGAAGAGCTTAAGGCAATTTCTGATGAATGGCTGAGGGAATTTGATAAAAAAGAAATGGTCTTTTCCCAGGGAATGTTCAGCGCCGAAACCCTCGTTGAGCAGGATATTATTGTTCTTAAAAATGATGGTGACAAAATCGTGGCCTTCCTGAATATTATTCCTGATTATGCCAAGGATGAATGTACTTATGATATGATCCGAAAGTCGCTGGAAGCACCGGGCGGTAGTATGGATGCACTAATAGTTGAGATGATCAGCTATGCAAAAGCTCAGAATTATAGCTATTTGAATATGGGAATGGTTCCCATGACTGGGTTGGAAACAACGGATAGTCCGGCAGAAAAGATTATGAAATTTGCTTCCACCCGCTTGGGAAACTTCAAACATTATCATAGTCTGCGCGATTTTAAAGAGAAGTATGCGACCTTTTGGGAAAACAAATATCTTATCTTTGATAATGATTTTGATCTGATACAGCTCCCTGTTGCATTAGTTAAGGTGATGAAACCTAATGATTAA
- a CDS encoding phosphoribosyltransferase family protein, with translation MQFDLRNILGDFAAIFFPKECACCGCVLKYQEKYICIACDFHLPYTNFHTYSDNDTARQLWGKVPIEEACSFMLLQKGSRVERLIYQIKYNNQPFLAEYLGYQYGLKLLESERYRGLSAIVPIPLHASKLRKRGYNQSAYFGQGLSRAMNIPLRDDVLKRQRATMTQTGKDRLSRYENVEDIFVCRQLSQPLGEHVLLVDDVLTTGATIVSAALTLQESLGCKVSVATLARAQ, from the coding sequence ATGCAATTTGATCTACGAAATATTCTGGGTGATTTTGCCGCCATATTCTTTCCCAAGGAATGTGCGTGTTGCGGTTGTGTGCTTAAATATCAGGAAAAATATATCTGTATTGCCTGTGATTTCCATTTGCCTTATACCAATTTTCATACTTACTCGGATAACGATACTGCCAGGCAGCTTTGGGGGAAAGTCCCTATCGAAGAGGCTTGCTCTTTTATGCTCCTACAAAAAGGGAGCCGTGTGGAGCGTTTAATTTACCAGATTAAATACAATAATCAACCCTTTTTGGCTGAATATCTTGGTTATCAGTATGGCCTCAAACTGCTTGAATCGGAACGATATCGCGGTTTATCAGCGATTGTTCCAATTCCCTTACATGCGAGTAAACTCAGGAAAAGAGGATATAATCAATCAGCATATTTTGGGCAAGGCCTATCTCGGGCAATGAATATTCCTTTACGGGATGATGTACTGAAACGTCAACGGGCGACAATGACACAAACAGGTAAAGACCGTCTATCACGTTATGAAAATGTAGAAGATATATTTGTCTGTAGACAGCTTTCACAACCGCTGGGAGAACATGTTTTACTTGTTGATGACGTTCTAACAACCGGTGCGACAATCGTTTCGGCTGCACTTACGCTACAGGAATCGTTAGGATGTAAGGTGTCTGTCGCAACTTTGGCTCGTGCCCAATAG
- the rlmN gene encoding 23S rRNA (adenine(2503)-C(2))-methyltransferase RlmN, whose protein sequence is MEKSKIIDIRSLSLSQIKDQLTALGEQGFRAKQIYEWLWEKSCVDFDQMSNLSKPLREKLKENFTINAVKVKESQISSDKTIKSSFRLYDGNIIEGVLIPAPERMTACVSSQVGCSLTCKFCATGYMDRKRNLNADEIYDQVVLISKQAEENYNQPLTNIVYMGMGEPLLNYANMMKSVERITAADGLNMAAKRITVSTAGIAKMIKKLGDDQVRFNLALSLHAANDKKRNEIMPINEQNSLAALAEALKYFYAKTKSPITFEYIVFNNFNDELEDAKELARFCKHVPCKVNLIEYNPIALADFLNAEADKIDVFANYLKSQGIITNVRRSRGKDIDAACGQLAIKDKDKETSEA, encoded by the coding sequence ATTGAAAAAAGTAAAATAATAGATATCAGGAGTTTGTCTTTGAGTCAGATCAAAGATCAACTGACCGCGTTGGGTGAGCAAGGCTTTCGTGCAAAGCAGATTTACGAGTGGCTATGGGAAAAATCCTGTGTAGATTTTGATCAAATGAGTAATTTGAGCAAGCCCCTACGCGAAAAGCTGAAAGAAAATTTTACAATTAATGCTGTCAAAGTTAAGGAGTCGCAAATCAGTTCAGACAAAACGATAAAAAGCAGTTTTAGACTTTATGATGGCAATATCATAGAAGGTGTACTTATTCCTGCACCCGAACGTATGACAGCCTGTGTTAGCTCGCAGGTCGGTTGTAGTCTGACCTGTAAATTCTGTGCGACGGGTTATATGGATCGAAAACGTAATCTTAATGCGGATGAAATTTATGATCAAGTTGTACTAATCAGTAAACAAGCTGAAGAAAATTACAATCAGCCGCTGACGAATATTGTCTATATGGGTATGGGCGAACCGCTGTTGAACTATGCCAATATGATGAAGTCCGTTGAACGTATCACAGCTGCAGATGGTCTTAATATGGCTGCTAAACGAATCACTGTATCTACAGCCGGTATTGCGAAAATGATCAAAAAATTGGGTGATGATCAGGTGCGTTTTAACCTGGCTCTTTCGTTACATGCAGCCAATGATAAAAAACGGAATGAGATTATGCCGATCAATGAGCAGAATTCCTTAGCTGCATTGGCGGAAGCACTGAAATACTTTTATGCGAAGACGAAGAGCCCAATAACATTTGAATACATTGTTTTCAATAATTTCAATGACGAATTGGAGGACGCAAAGGAACTTGCTAGATTCTGTAAGCATGTGCCTTGTAAAGTAAATTTGATTGAGTACAACCCAATTGCTCTTGCCGACTTCCTGAATGCGGAAGCTGATAAGATCGATGTATTTGCCAACTACCTCAAAAGCCAAGGAATCATTACGAACGTAAGAAGAAGCCGAGGAAAAGATATTGATGCCGCTTGCGGACAATTGGCAATAAAAGACAAGGATAAGGAGACTTCAGAGGCATAG
- a CDS encoding tRNA-(ms[2]io[6]A)-hydroxylase, which produces MLGLKLLTDPRWANIAEGNLEEILTDHAWCEQKAASNAISLITNNSEHEDLVHELTAIAIEEMEHFKMVIDIIKERGYTLGRERKDDYVGQLMKFSKKDGSRNMAFIDRLLFAAMIEARSCERFRVLSQNIQDKDLAQFYYDLMVSEANHYTTFLNFARKYSVDVDVDKRWKEWLDFEGKLIQSYGNKEAIHG; this is translated from the coding sequence ATGCTTGGACTTAAGTTGTTGACAGATCCGCGATGGGCAAATATCGCTGAAGGAAATTTGGAGGAGATTCTGACAGATCATGCTTGGTGTGAACAGAAAGCCGCTTCAAATGCAATATCCTTGATCACAAACAACTCAGAGCATGAGGATTTGGTTCATGAATTGACGGCTATAGCTATTGAAGAAATGGAGCATTTCAAAATGGTTATTGACATTATCAAAGAACGGGGCTACACATTGGGGCGTGAACGGAAAGATGACTATGTCGGTCAACTGATGAAATTCTCCAAAAAAGATGGCAGCCGGAATATGGCTTTTATAGACAGACTACTATTTGCTGCGATGATTGAAGCGCGTAGTTGTGAGCGGTTTAGGGTTTTGTCACAAAATATTCAAGATAAAGATCTGGCGCAATTTTATTACGATCTGATGGTGTCCGAAGCAAACCATTATACCACATTCCTGAATTTTGCAAGGAAATATTCCGTGGATGTCGACGTAGACAAACGTTGGAAAGAATGGTTGGATTTTGAGGGTAAACTGATCCAGTCTTACGGAAATAAAGAGGCCATACATGGCTAA
- a CDS encoding PadR family transcriptional regulator: MIAENTQIQMRKGILEYCILSIISRGEIYASDIISELKKAQLLVVEGTLYPLLTRLKNNGLLSYIWKESTSGPPRKYYEITQEGLDVLARLDVTWNELVFAVNTSLVGRNNDSTKPVKDNSDE; encoded by the coding sequence ATGATAGCTGAAAATACACAAATCCAAATGAGGAAGGGGATACTTGAATATTGTATCCTATCCATAATTTCTCGAGGAGAAATTTATGCCTCCGATATTATCAGCGAACTGAAGAAAGCCCAATTGTTGGTTGTGGAAGGAACCTTATATCCGCTTTTAACACGTCTAAAAAATAATGGCTTGTTGAGTTATATATGGAAGGAATCGACTTCAGGTCCGCCTAGAAAATATTATGAAATTACCCAAGAAGGGCTCGATGTCCTTGCAAGATTGGATGTTACCTGGAATGAATTGGTGTTTGCTGTAAACACATCATTGGTAGGTAGAAACAATGATTCAACTAAACCAGTTAAAGACAATAGCGATGAATAA
- a CDS encoding VanZ family protein, protein MIKILLDYKWCFIWAIIVIVLCTLPGNNFDKVPSYPGMDKLVHAGMFFVFCTLLYNGVIQQFRGKPTRWLPIFIVSFLGFSFAGLTELLQLYIFTYRSGDWWDLFADSVGIGMAGFAYLLNYVNRRV, encoded by the coding sequence ATGATTAAAATCCTACTGGACTATAAATGGTGTTTTATTTGGGCCATCATAGTTATTGTTTTGTGTACGCTTCCCGGAAATAATTTTGATAAAGTGCCTAGCTACCCCGGCATGGATAAACTTGTTCATGCAGGTATGTTTTTCGTTTTCTGCACGCTCTTGTATAATGGTGTTATACAGCAATTTAGAGGAAAACCAACACGTTGGCTTCCTATTTTCATTGTATCTTTCCTAGGCTTTTCATTTGCCGGATTGACCGAATTACTTCAGCTTTATATTTTTACTTACCGCAGTGGTGATTGGTGGGATTTATTTGCTGACTCTGTAGGTATTGGTATGGCGGGATTTGCCTATCTATTGAATTATGTAAACAGAAGAGTTTAG
- a CDS encoding AcvB/VirJ family lysyl-phosphatidylglycerol hydrolase translates to MKKFTVLFIIGCMAFHALAQQRLIEMKYWNNKSVLPLVLYLSGDGGFNSFSNKICQLIADAGYAVAAIDSKSYFWKKKTAKDIAADISNTLKNLILARQNRQLFIVGYSFGADAVPFIINRIDPLVKKNVRSIVLLEPSVSTDLEIHIADILGRSSTKRSLDVVAEINRIEGIKTSIVLGDDEAEFPVEKIRLKNFNKKYLSGGHHFSGNADKVVKTTLSLF, encoded by the coding sequence ATGAAGAAGTTTACCGTTTTATTTATCATCGGTTGCATGGCATTTCATGCACTCGCCCAACAACGTTTGATCGAAATGAAATATTGGAATAATAAATCAGTATTACCTCTGGTACTTTACTTGAGTGGAGATGGTGGATTCAATTCTTTTTCAAATAAGATATGTCAGCTGATTGCTGATGCGGGTTACGCTGTGGCTGCTATTGACTCAAAGAGCTATTTTTGGAAGAAAAAGACCGCCAAGGATATCGCCGCGGATATCTCGAATACGCTCAAAAACCTTATTTTGGCAAGACAGAATCGGCAGCTTTTTATTGTGGGATATTCTTTTGGAGCAGATGCAGTACCTTTTATCATAAACCGTATTGATCCCTTGGTAAAGAAAAATGTGCGAAGCATCGTACTGTTGGAGCCCTCAGTATCCACAGATTTAGAGATTCATATCGCCGACATCTTAGGGCGGAGTAGTACCAAACGTAGCCTTGACGTTGTTGCCGAGATTAATCGGATAGAGGGGATTAAAACGAGCATTGTTTTGGGAGATGATGAGGCCGAATTTCCGGTAGAAAAGATTCGATTGAAAAACTTTAACAAGAAATATCTTTCAGGTGGACACCATTTTAGTGGCAATGCAGATAAAGTGGTTAAGACAACCCTGTCTCTTTTTTAG
- a CDS encoding Atu2307/SP_0267 family LLM class monooxygenase — protein sequence MELGIGMFGDSRIDPTTGQIQAAQDRMKEIIEEIKLMDQVGLDFFGIGEHHREDYAVAAPEIILAAASTVTQNIKLGSAVSVLSSADPVKLFQDFAAVDLLSDGRAELMAGRGSFIESFPLFGYDLKDYADLFEEKLELLLRLNKQNPVTWRGNFRAPLINQEIFSRPKNGSLPIWVAVGGTTSSVIRAGKLGLPVMFAIIGGMYESFDHLFEMYRQAYEDNGHDMSKFQVGVHMHAFFGDNSAQIADYYYPIYSAQMNRIGASRGWPPYQKTQYDFGRSSRGHLIVGDAEYAVDKILEIHEKFGLTRFSAHMDVGAPGHKEMLRSIEIYGEKIAPKIRSVLNKDS from the coding sequence ATGGAATTAGGAATAGGAATGTTTGGTGACTCCAGGATAGATCCCACTACAGGTCAGATCCAGGCTGCACAGGATAGAATGAAAGAAATTATTGAAGAAATCAAACTGATGGATCAGGTTGGGTTGGATTTCTTTGGTATCGGCGAGCACCATCGGGAAGATTATGCTGTCGCTGCGCCCGAAATTATACTGGCCGCGGCTTCCACAGTTACCCAAAACATCAAGTTGGGTAGTGCTGTTTCGGTATTGAGTTCGGCTGATCCGGTCAAATTGTTTCAAGATTTTGCAGCGGTCGATCTGTTGTCCGACGGTCGGGCAGAGCTTATGGCAGGTAGGGGCTCGTTTATTGAGTCATTTCCGCTATTTGGATATGATTTGAAGGATTATGCGGATTTGTTTGAGGAGAAACTGGAACTACTACTACGGTTGAATAAACAGAATCCAGTGACTTGGCGCGGAAATTTTAGAGCTCCTTTGATCAATCAGGAAATTTTTTCGCGACCAAAGAATGGATCTTTGCCAATCTGGGTTGCAGTAGGGGGGACCACTTCATCTGTTATCCGCGCCGGAAAATTGGGTTTACCTGTCATGTTTGCAATTATTGGGGGGATGTATGAAAGTTTCGACCATTTGTTTGAAATGTATCGCCAAGCTTATGAAGATAATGGACACGATATGTCAAAATTTCAAGTTGGTGTTCACATGCATGCCTTTTTTGGTGATAACAGTGCGCAGATTGCGGATTATTATTATCCGATCTACTCGGCACAGATGAATCGGATCGGAGCAAGTCGCGGATGGCCACCCTATCAAAAGACACAATATGACTTTGGCAGATCGTCTCGGGGGCATCTTATCGTTGGTGATGCAGAATATGCAGTTGATAAAATTTTGGAGATCCATGAGAAATTTGGATTGACCCGTTTCTCGGCACATATGGACGTTGGGGCACCCGGACATAAAGAAATGTTGCGGTCTATTGAGATCTATGGCGAAAAAATAGCACCTAAAATTAGGTCGGTACTTAATAAAGATAGCTAA